In Myxococcus stipitatus, the genomic window CACGTCCACCAGCGCGCCCAGGCCCACGGGCCCCTGGCGCGGGAAGCGCGGCATGGCCCCCTTGCCGAAGTTCGTCAGCGCCTGGAGCTCCTCCTGGACGCGGCGAGCGCGGTTGGCCTGGCCCGTGGCCAGACTGCCGAACTCCAGCGCCGCGCGGCCGTCTTCCTTCTTCTCCGACTCGGTGGCCAGGCTGCGAGCCGCTTCGCGCGCCTCGGCCTCGGCCCGGTGGGCCAGCCGGTCGCTCTGCTGGAGGCGCTCGGCGAGCTGGAGCAGGAGTGCCTGCTTGTCGAGTGACATGATGACCCATGACTGTAGCGGTCTGGCGTGACACCTCCAGTTTTCGTCCACCCCGCGCACCCGCGCCAGTGGGCCGGGGTGGGCGCTCATGCGACGTGACCTGACGCCCCATGTCCCCAGGCCCGGGGGCCCCGGGCCCGCCGCGCGAGGGATGCGACCTGTGGCGGACGCGCTCGTACGTGGCCAGGGGCAGGGGCCCGGGGCGGTGCCAAGGCGCGCACGGGGGCAGCGGCGCGTGGCGCGAGGGATGCGACATCCGGCGGACGCGCCCGTACTTCCCGCGAGCGGCCGTATGGCGCGGAGGCGGAGCGGCGCCGTGGTGGCCGTGGGCGCCCCGCGCGGGAAGAGAGGCGTGACGTGACGGATGAACGCGACGCGGCGACGACGGGTGAGGAGGAACTGGACGACGAGGCGTTGGCCTTGGCCCGCTCCCGGCGCGCGCGGGAGGTGGCGGGGGACCTGCTCGCGGGAGTGAAGGGGGTCCAGGTCGGGGGGCGCGAGGGGGTCTTCTTCGTGTGCCACGACGTGCTGAACGAGGACACGGGGGAGGTGCTCGAGTTCATGCTCGCGACGACGCGGAGCGGCGTCATGCGCCCGGTGCTCGCCGCGAGGCTGGGGCTGCTTCCCCAGGTCGAGGAGGTCGCGCGCCGGCTGCGCGCGCTGGCGGATGAGTACGGCTTCGGCCGGGAGCCGCCCGCGCACGAGCGGGTGCGCGCGCTGGCCCGCGAGGTGTTGGAGCGGGTGGGGCTGGATGGCGTCGTCGACGAGGATGACGAGGGACACCTGGTCGTGCGGGTGGAGGAGGTGGACCGGGAGCGGCTCCGGGTGGTGACGCGGACGCTGGCCACCACGCGGGGGGACGTGCCCCGGCCCGCGCTCATGGCGCGGCTCGGCTGGCTGGAGCCCGCGCGCGAGCTGGCCCGGCGCTTGTCGTCCCTGGGCTTCGCGCCCGAGCCCACCGCGCTGACGGAGGAGGAGGCGCGGCAGCTCGCCCAGGCGGAGCAGGACCTGCGGCGGTTGCTCGACGAGGCCATGCTCCCCCTGGACACGCTGCTGTGGGAGGGGCAGGGGCTGAGCCTGCCGGACGCGCGGGACGAGGACGGCGAGGTGTGGCGGCGGCTGTTGCGGTGGTTCCCCGGCGAGGTGCGCGCGCGGTGGGAGGCGGAGAAGGGCTGGCCGGACGTCCTCGAAACCGACCGCCTGGAGGCGGCGTTCGAGGCGCTGCGCGCCCGCGGCCTCGTGGCGGAGATGGGCGCCACGGAGACGCTGAGCGGTGGTTGGACGCTGGTGCTCGAACGGGCGGACGCGTGGCGCGAGAGCGGCGCCGAGCCCGAGCCGTGGGGCGGCACCTACTTCCACATGCAGGACATCGAGGCCGCGCTGGAGGGCCACCCCCTGCACCTCGCCTTCGGGCACCTCGACGAGGACGCCCCGGATGCCGAGGACGCCCGCGTGGCGGAGGCCGTCCTCGCCGCGCTGCGCGAGCACGGCTTCGACCCGTCCTGGTCCGGCAACGTGCACAGCCGCATCCAGGTGCTGCCCGCCTTCACGTGGCGCAGGCGGCGCGCGCGCATCGACACCCAGGAGCGCACGAACCTGGTGGAGCTGGCCCCGGAGCTGGTGGAGCTGCTGCCCAGGCTGCGCACCCTGACGATTCGCGCCGGGTACCGTGAAGTCGACTTCCGGAAGCTCTCCACGGCGCGCTCGTCCACCGTCGAGACGCTCGTCGTCACCTACGACGAGGAGGCGGAGGCGCGGGAGGAGCTGCCCGACCTGCTGGCGCTGGCGGGCTCGCTGAGGAAGGAGCGCTTCCCCCGGCTGCACACCCTCGTCGTCGAGGATGACGGCGGCTTCCAGGAGACCCACGACCTGGGGTGAGGGCCACGGGGGCCCGGTGTCCGGCGGGGCACGGGCCGTCTGCCCGAAGTGCCGCGAGGGGAACAGGGCCGCACGCGTGTCCCCCCACGCCCGAGGGGATGGGGCATGCTGCGCGCCATGACGCCCCAGGAACTCTCCCAGAAGGCCCGGCAGCTCGTCGCGGAAGGCGCGGTGCTGCTGGACGTGCGCACCCCCCAGGAATTCCAACAAGGCCACCCCGAGCCCGCGCGCAACATCCCCGTGCAGGAGCTGCCCCAACGCTTGAGCGAGGTGGGGCCTCCCGGCACCCGCGTCGTCGTCTACTGCGCCGCCGGTGGCCGCAGCGCGATGGCCGCTCAAGTTTTGCGTGCCAACGGTTTCACCGACGTCTTCGACCTTCGCTCGGTGAACAACTGGTAGTCGGTCGTCGGGCCGTACTCGCGGGCCGCGTGACACGGGCGTCGGCATGGAGCAGGGTGCCGGCGCCTCCGTCATGAATCGCACCGCTGGTTTCCTCATCGTGGCGCTGTCCGGGGCGTGCTTCGGCGCGCTCGGACTCTTCGGTCGCCTCGCCTACGCGGCGGGCGCGGACCTCCCCACGCTCCTGTTCCTGCGCTTCACCCTGGCGGGCGGGGTGCTGGGCGCGGTGATGGTGGGGATGCGCCAGAAGCCGCCCCGGGGACGCCTGCTGGTGGCGCTCATCCTGCTGGGCGCGGTGGGCTACGTGAGCGAGGCCGGCGTCTACTTCGCCGCGCTCCAGTACGCGCCCGCGGGGCTGGTGGCGCTGCTGCTCTACTCCTTCCCCGCGCTGGTGGCGCTGCTCCAGGTCGTCTTCTTCCGCGAGCGCCTGGGGCGGCTCAAGTGGGTGGCCATCCTGCTCGCCCTGTGCGGCACGGGCCTGACGGCGGACCTGCGCCAGGGCGAGGTGACGCCGCTGGGCGTCTTCCTGGGCCTGCTGTCGGCGCTGCTGTACGCGGTGTACGTCGTCACCAGCGCGCGCGCGGCGAGCCGGGCGGGGCCGCTCGTCTCCAGCACCGTCATCCTCACGTCCGCGGGCCTCACCTTCGGCGTGGCCATGCTGGCGCGCGGCCCGTCCTTCCCCACGACGGCGCTGGGCTGGGGCGCGGTGGTGGGCCTGGCGCTCATCTCCACCGTGGCGGCGGTGTTCCTCTTCTTCCTGGGCATGGCGCGCATCGGCCCGGTGAACACGTCGCTGGTGTCCAACATGGAGCCGCTGACGGCGGTGGTGCTCAGCGCCCTCTTCCTCGACGAGCGGCTCAGCCTGAGGCAGGTGCTGGGCGGCGCGCTCATCCTCACCGCCGCCGTGCTGCTGGCGCGCTCGGACACGCCGGGGCGGACGCTGCCCCCGGCGCGAGGCGAAGGGACGGCGGCGCCCGGGTAGCGGGGGCACCGCCGTCGTGAGTCCGGGCTAGCGCGTGACGGCGCGCAGGAAGTGCTTCACGTCGTCGACGAAGCGCTGGGGCTGCTCCGCGTGCGGGGCGTGGCCCGTGCCCGTGTAGAGCTGGAAGCGCGCGTCCGGCAGCGCGTCCACCAGCGCCTGCTGCTGGGCGACGGGGAAGAAGCCGTCCTGGTCTCCACCCACCACGAGCACGGGCATGCGCAGGGTGTGCAGCCGCGCGGAGTGGTCCTCGGCGATGAGCCCGTCGAGCGTGTCCTGCCAGACGCGCGCGGGGACCTTGAGGCTCTCCGACACGAGCGTGTCGAGGTACGACTCCGGGACGGGGCGCACGAAGGTGCTCGTCTGGAACTCGCGGACGAAGACGGGGTCCACGGTGCCCACCTGCTCGTCGACCACGGACTTCAGGCCCAGCGCCACCTCGTTGCCGGCCACGGTGGGCGCGGAGCCCACGAGCACCAGCGCCTGGACCCGGCGCGGCGCCAGCAGCGCCACCTGCTGCGCGATGAAGCTGCCCATGGAGTGCCCGACGAGGATGGCGCGGCGCTCGCCGACGGCGTCGAGGAAGGCGACCACGTCCGCCGCGAAGGAGGGCTGCGTGTAGCAGCACACCGGGCGCGTGGAGTCGCCGTGACCGCGCTGGTCGAGCGCGTAGACGTGGTAGCCGCGCGGGAGCAGCGGGAGGTTCAAATCCCAGGTGTGGTGCGAGTCCGTGTAGCCGTGGAGGAACACGACGGCGGGCCCATGGCGGTCACCCTGCTCCACGTAGCGCAGCGTGACGCCGGTGCGCAGGCGGACGGCGCGCTCGCGCGGGGCCGACGAGGACAGCGCTGCTTCCTGCGTCGCGGGCTCGAGGGCTCCGGTCTCCAGCGCGGCGCCGGGCGACGCGTCATCGAGCGCGGGACCGCAGGCGGCGAAGAGGGGAAGCGCGAGCAGGGCGGCGAGGAGTCTGTGCATATCTGGGCGTGCCTTGTTCTGACGAGGCGGGGAAGTCCGCCATCGCACGCGCCATTCTACGCCTACCCCTGACATTCCCTACGTCGAAGGGACTTCCGGGGTCGTCTCCACTCAGGTCCGAGGCGCGCGCGACCCGGAAAGTCGCGCCGCGTCGTCACCCTCAGCGGAAGGTTTCCATGCGGGTGGTGGAGTCGTGACGCGGCGGTGTCACGGGAGGCGCTCGAGGGCGGCGAGCAGGCCCTCGTCGGCGGGGCGGTCGTCCTTGTGGTCGCCGATGTAGCGCCAGATGACGCGGCCCTCGCCGTCGATGAGGAAGGTGGCGGGGCGGGCGATGTGGATGCCGTCCAGGCCGAGCGCCTTGTAGACGTCATACGCCTTGGCCGCGGCGCGCTGCTCGTCGACGAGCAGGGGGAAGGGGAGCGGGTTGAGGTTGAGCCAGCTGCGCACCCAGTGGCGTCCCTGGCACACGACGCCGACGAGGTCGACGCCCCGGGCGGAGAGGGTGTCGTGGAGGGGGATGAGGCGCTGGACGAAGGACTGGCACGAGGAGCACCACGTGCCGCGCAGGAAGGTGAGGAGGGTGGGGCGGCCGGGGGTGAGCAGCGGGCGCTCCGTCTCCGTGAGGGAGTCGAGCAGCGACAGCGACGGCGCGAGGTCCGCCTGGGGCGGCGTGGAGACCTGGGGCATGGAGTGCGTCCTGGGTGGGCGCGCGGCCGGGTCGAGCCCGCGCGGCGCACCTGGGACGCGCGAGCCGCCCGGGCGTTTCAGCGCGTGTCGTCCTTTCCTTCCTGGGACGTCTCCCGCGCCGGTTCGGTGGCCTTGTCGGGCTTGGAGGAATCCGGGGACGCGTCGGGGCCGTACACGGGTTCGCCGGAGGGGCTGGGGTCACGCCACTTCGGGAAGCTCTGCATGGGAGAGACAGGGCGCCCGTTCTCCGAGCGCCAGGGGAGGTTCAGACAGCCCGTGAGCAGCAGCCCCGCCGTGGCGGCGGTGAGGACGTGGGTTCGCATGGTGGGGACCCTCCACGGGGAAGAACGCTCCACGGCAACCTCCTCGAGCGCGCCGCGCGAAATCGCCCCGGGGGAGGAGGGCACACATGGCCTCCGGTGGGCCCCGTGCTCCCGCCCGCGCCTGTAACCTTTTTCGAGCCTGCGTCGTGGAGCCGTCGGAAGCCCGGAATCCGTCCGGGCCGGACCGAGGGAGGTCGCACATGCAGGCGAAGAAGGTGGCGGTGGTGGGCGGCGGGTTGGGGGGGCTCGTGGCGGCGGCGTTGCTGGCGCGGGATGGGTGCGAGGTGACGGTGTTCGAGCGCGCCAAGGACCTGGGGGGCCGCGCGCGGACGACGGACGTGGAGGGCTTCTGCTTCAACCTGGGCCCGCATGCGCTGTACCTCGCGGGTGCGGCCACGCGGGTGCTCGGTCGCCTGGGCGTCCACCCGAAGGGCGGCATCCCCGGTCGGAAGGGCACGGCCTGCTCGCTGCGCGCGGGACGGCTGCACACGCTGCCGCGAGGCCCTGTGTCGTTGATGACGACCGACGCGATGGGCCTGCCCGCCAAGGTGGAGATGGCGAAGCTCCTCGCGAGCCTGCGCCGCCTCGACGCGGACGCGCTGGCCACGACCTCCGCGTGGGACTGGCTGTGCTCCCGCCTGTCCCGCGACGACGCGCGCGACGTCTTCTCGTCGCTGGTGCGCGTGGGGACGTACTGCGCGGACCTCGAGGCGCTGAGCGCGCAGGTGGCCGTGTCCCAGCTCCAGCTCGCGCTGGAGGGCAATGTGCTCTACCTCGACGGCGGGTGGCGCGCGCTGGTGGAGTCCGTGGAGGCGGTGGCCCGCGCCGCGGGCGTGCGCGTGGTGACGTCCGCGCGGGGCGAGGGCATCGTCTGGCGCGAGGGGCGCGTCGAGGCGCTGCGGCTCGGAGATGGCGCGGTGCACGGCGTGGACGCGGTGGTCGTGGCGGGCAGCCCCGCGGACGTGGCGGCGCTGGTGCCGGGCGACGACGTGCTGGCGCGCGAGGCGGCCGAGGCGGTGCCCGTGAAGGCGGCCACCCTGGAGCTGGGGCTGTCGCGCCTGCCACGGCCCGAGGCGCTCTTCGCCCTGGGCGCGGACCGGCCGTGGTACCTCTCCGTGCACTCGGCCACCGCGCGGCTGGGACCGGAGGGTGGCGCCATGGTGCACGTCATGAAGTACCTGAGCCGTCAGGAGCCGGACGCGAGCGAGGCCGAGCTGGAGTCCGTCATGGACATCCTGCAGCCCGGCTGGCGCGAGCACGTGGTGGCGCGTCGCTATCGCCCCTCGCTCGTGGTCAACCACCTGCTGCCGCGGGCGGAGACGCGAGGCTACGCCGGGCGTCCCTCGCCCCAGGTGCCGCACCTGCGGGGCTTGTTCCGCGTGGGCGACTGGGTGGGGGACGAGGGGATGTTGGCGGACGCCTCCTTCGCCAGCGCGGAGGCGGTGGCGCGCGCGCTCGTGGGCGAGCGCCAGGACGGGCTCCGGCTCGCGGTGGGGGCCTGAGCGACATGGGGACGCGGGTCCAGGGCGCGCTGGAGGAGGCGGCTCGCGAGCACGAGCGCTTCCTCTGGGGGCTGTGCTACCGGATGACGGGCGTGGCGGCGGACGCGGACGAGCTGGTGCAGGAGACCTATGCGCGCGCGCTCGCGTCTCCGCCGGGCCGGTTGGAGGAGCTGCGCCCGTGGCTGACGCGGGTGGCGGTGAACCTGTCGCGCGACCACCTGCGTCGCCGTCGTCGCGAGGACTACGTGGGGCCCTGGCTCCCCTCGCCGCTGGAGACGGGGGAGGAGGAGGTGCCGCCCGCGGTGGAGGCCCGGCTGCCGGGAGGTGGCTCGACGGAGGGGCGCTATGAGCTGCTGGAGAGCGTCTCCTTCGCCTTCCTGCTGGCGCTGGAGGCACTGTCGCCCAAGCAGCGCGCGGTGCTGCTGCTGCGAGACGTGTTCGACTACGCCGTGCACGAGGTGGCCGAGGCGCTGTCGATGAGCGAGGCCAACGTGAAGGTCGTCCATCATCGCGCCCGCGCGGCGATGGGGGCGTATGACCGGGAGCGCTGCCTGCCGACGCGCGAGCTGCAGCAGCGCACCCGCGAGGCGTTGGAGCGGTTGATGGGGGCGCTCCTCGAGGGCGACGTGTCGGCGGCCGAGGCGATGCTGGCCGAGGACGTGCGCTCGGTGTCGGATGGTCGCGGGGAGGTGCGCGCGGCGCTGGTGCCCGTGGTGGGCGCGGCGCGGGTGGCGCAGTTGCTGCGCCGGCTCATCGAGCTGCGGGGGGCGCCGACGGCGCTGGAGGTCCAGATGCTCAACGGACTGCCGGCGCTGGTGCTGGTGTTTCCCGTCGCCGCGGACCCGCTGCTGGCCACGCGCCTGGTGGTCCGCGTGGACCTGGGTGGGGACGGACGCATCGCGCACATCCACTCGGTGCTCGCGCCGCGCAAGCTCTCGCGGGTGCGGCTGCCGACGCCGGCGTGATGCCCAGCGACGGCACGCTCACGGCGGGCGCCTGAAGCCCTCGCGGGTGCGGCTTCCGATGCCGGCGTGATGGTGCGGTGTACGCCCGGCGCGAGGCGGGGGCCGGACGGGGTGCCTGCTCGCTTCGCCCGGCGATGACTGGCCGGGAGGGCGAGGCGCCGTCGCGGTGCCCTCCCGCGCCCTCACCGGTGATGGA contains:
- a CDS encoding DMT family transporter; this translates as MNRTAGFLIVALSGACFGALGLFGRLAYAAGADLPTLLFLRFTLAGGVLGAVMVGMRQKPPRGRLLVALILLGAVGYVSEAGVYFAALQYAPAGLVALLLYSFPALVALLQVVFFRERLGRLKWVAILLALCGTGLTADLRQGEVTPLGVFLGLLSALLYAVYVVTSARAASRAGPLVSSTVILTSAGLTFGVAMLARGPSFPTTALGWGAVVGLALISTVAAVFLFFLGMARIGPVNTSLVSNMEPLTAVVLSALFLDERLSLRQVLGGALILTAAVLLARSDTPGRTLPPARGEGTAAPG
- a CDS encoding rhodanese-like domain-containing protein; translation: MTPQELSQKARQLVAEGAVLLDVRTPQEFQQGHPEPARNIPVQELPQRLSEVGPPGTRVVVYCAAGGRSAMAAQVLRANGFTDVFDLRSVNNW
- a CDS encoding phytoene desaturase family protein, producing MQAKKVAVVGGGLGGLVAAALLARDGCEVTVFERAKDLGGRARTTDVEGFCFNLGPHALYLAGAATRVLGRLGVHPKGGIPGRKGTACSLRAGRLHTLPRGPVSLMTTDAMGLPAKVEMAKLLASLRRLDADALATTSAWDWLCSRLSRDDARDVFSSLVRVGTYCADLEALSAQVAVSQLQLALEGNVLYLDGGWRALVESVEAVARAAGVRVVTSARGEGIVWREGRVEALRLGDGAVHGVDAVVVAGSPADVAALVPGDDVLAREAAEAVPVKAATLELGLSRLPRPEALFALGADRPWYLSVHSATARLGPEGGAMVHVMKYLSRQEPDASEAELESVMDILQPGWREHVVARRYRPSLVVNHLLPRAETRGYAGRPSPQVPHLRGLFRVGDWVGDEGMLADASFASAEAVARALVGERQDGLRLAVGA
- a CDS encoding peroxiredoxin family protein, producing the protein MPQVSTPPQADLAPSLSLLDSLTETERPLLTPGRPTLLTFLRGTWCSSCQSFVQRLIPLHDTLSARGVDLVGVVCQGRHWVRSWLNLNPLPFPLLVDEQRAAAKAYDVYKALGLDGIHIARPATFLIDGEGRVIWRYIGDHKDDRPADEGLLAALERLP
- a CDS encoding DUF6891 domain-containing protein, with the protein product MTDERDAATTGEEELDDEALALARSRRAREVAGDLLAGVKGVQVGGREGVFFVCHDVLNEDTGEVLEFMLATTRSGVMRPVLAARLGLLPQVEEVARRLRALADEYGFGREPPAHERVRALAREVLERVGLDGVVDEDDEGHLVVRVEEVDRERLRVVTRTLATTRGDVPRPALMARLGWLEPARELARRLSSLGFAPEPTALTEEEARQLAQAEQDLRRLLDEAMLPLDTLLWEGQGLSLPDARDEDGEVWRRLLRWFPGEVRARWEAEKGWPDVLETDRLEAAFEALRARGLVAEMGATETLSGGWTLVLERADAWRESGAEPEPWGGTYFHMQDIEAALEGHPLHLAFGHLDEDAPDAEDARVAEAVLAALREHGFDPSWSGNVHSRIQVLPAFTWRRRRARIDTQERTNLVELAPELVELLPRLRTLTIRAGYREVDFRKLSTARSSTVETLVVTYDEEAEAREELPDLLALAGSLRKERFPRLHTLVVEDDGGFQETHDLG
- a CDS encoding sigma-70 family RNA polymerase sigma factor; this translates as MGTRVQGALEEAAREHERFLWGLCYRMTGVAADADELVQETYARALASPPGRLEELRPWLTRVAVNLSRDHLRRRRREDYVGPWLPSPLETGEEEVPPAVEARLPGGGSTEGRYELLESVSFAFLLALEALSPKQRAVLLLRDVFDYAVHEVAEALSMSEANVKVVHHRARAAMGAYDRERCLPTRELQQRTREALERLMGALLEGDVSAAEAMLAEDVRSVSDGRGEVRAALVPVVGAARVAQLLRRLIELRGAPTALEVQMLNGLPALVLVFPVAADPLLATRLVVRVDLGGDGRIAHIHSVLAPRKLSRVRLPTPA
- a CDS encoding alpha/beta fold hydrolase — encoded protein: MHRLLAALLALPLFAACGPALDDASPGAALETGALEPATQEAALSSSAPRERAVRLRTGVTLRYVEQGDRHGPAVVFLHGYTDSHHTWDLNLPLLPRGYHVYALDQRGHGDSTRPVCCYTQPSFAADVVAFLDAVGERRAILVGHSMGSFIAQQVALLAPRRVQALVLVGSAPTVAGNEVALGLKSVVDEQVGTVDPVFVREFQTSTFVRPVPESYLDTLVSESLKVPARVWQDTLDGLIAEDHSARLHTLRMPVLVVGGDQDGFFPVAQQQALVDALPDARFQLYTGTGHAPHAEQPQRFVDDVKHFLRAVTR
- a CDS encoding GreA/GreB family elongation factor, with the protein product MSLDKQALLLQLAERLQQSDRLAHRAEAEAREAARSLATESEKKEDGRAALEFGSLATGQANRARRVQEELQALTNFGKGAMPRFPRQGPVGLGALVDVSTEDEEGFAERTFFMLPVGAGTELTGPGGDGFLSVITPASPVGRALMGRKAGDTVEVTLAGEVREWTVLEVA